The stretch of DNA GTTCTTGATCTACGCTCTCCGGCGCGACGCCCACTACACCGGCCTGGGGGTCATGGCCCTGGTCTTCGGCATGCTTGCGCTCACCTCCATCGCCGACCAACGGGTTGTCCAGCAGCTCATGCCGGCGCTGAAGTCCGTCTGGATGACCATCCACGTCGGGCTGGTGGCCGTGGGCGAGGGGTTCCTGGGGATGGGTTTCCTATTCGCCATCCTGTACCTGGTCAAGTCGTACACCGCCAATCCCGAGCTGCCGGGGCGCCTGCCCTCCCTCGGCATCCTCGAGGAGCGGACGTACCGGAGCCTCCTGGCCGCCTTCCCCTTCTACACCGCCGGCGGGCTGGTGGCGGGGATGATCTGGGCCGAGGAGGCCTGGGGCGCCTGGTGGAGCTGGGACCCCAAGGAAACGCTGGCCCTTTTCGTCTGGCTCGTCCTGATCCTCTTCCTCCACGGGCGGCTGGTGAAGGGCTGGAAGGGAAGGCCCATGGTGTGGCTGGCGCTGGCCCCCTTCCTGGCGGCGGTGTTCAACCTCTTGAGCAACCTCTTCATCGCCGGTCTGCACTCCTACGCCTGAGCGCTGCCGGTGGAAGCTCATCTTTGGTACAATAACCGGACACGGGTTGACGGTCCTTTTTTAACTCGGGGATCGGGCATGGCCTTTCGATTTTCGACGATCGCCGTTCTGCTGCTTCTGTCGGTTGTCCCGGTGGTTCGGGGGGCGACCCCCCTGGGCGTGGGCGAGGCGGTGGAGCTGGCGTTGGCCTCCGACCGGCGGGTCTTTGAGGCCGAATCCTCCTACGAGGCGGCCCAGGCCGCGACCCTCGCCGCCTGGGGGTCTTACATGCCGCTCCTCGGCTTCACCGGCGGCTACTTGCGGAATTGGACCGGGCCCAGCACCATGTCCTTCTCCGATGAGAACTTGGGGCTGGACTACGAGCTCCAGGTTCCGGAGTCGGTGGACAACCGCCTCAGTTTGGGCGCCAACGCCACCCTCTACCTCTTCCGGGGGGGCGAGGATTACGGGGGCATAACCGCCGCCAACCACGCCCAGGCCGCGGCCGACGCCAACGTGGACGCCGTCAAGGCTCGGGTGGCCTACGACGCCCGCAGCGCCTACGTTAATCTCTACCGGGCCAACGCGCTGTTGGCCTCCGCCGAGCGCTCGCTGGATACGGCCGAGGAGCAGCTCCGCTTCTCTCGGGCCCTGGCCGAGGTCGGCTCCATCTCCGACGCCGACGCGCTGAAGGCCCAGGCCGCCGACGACGCCGCCGCCCTGCGGGTCATCGAGGCCCGCAACTCTGCCCGGGTGGCCGCCGCCAACCTGGCCTTCATCTGCGGCCTGGAGGTTTTCGAGGAGATAGATATAACCGAGACCCTGGAGGTTTCGCCCCGCGTGGGGAGCCTCGATGAGGCGCTGGAACTGCTTCGGAGCGGCTCCCCCGAGATGCGCCTGGCCGAGGAAGGCGCGGCCGAAGCCGCCGCCCGCGCCGGGGCCGCGTCGTCCAACTACTGGCCCCAGCTCGCCCTTCGGGGCGCGTACTCCTGGTCCGAGGACACGCCTCTGCTCCAAGACCCCCTCGCCGAGAACTACAACTTCACCCTCGGGGCGTACCTGACCTGGACGCCCTTCGACAACTTCGCCACCGAGGCCCGGCGGGCCGCGGCGAGGCTGGACGACCTCCGGGCCCGCCTGGCGCGGCGCGACACGACACGACAACTGGAGCTGCAGCTCCGGCTGGCCCTCTCGGAGATTGACGCCGGCCGGGAGAGCGTCGGGGTGGCCAAAACGAGCTACGAGCGGGCGAAGGGCGACCTGGAGCTGGCCCAGCGCAAGCTCGAGCTGGGCTCCGGGACGGTGTTGGCCGCCCTCGAGGCCGAGGCCAACCTCTCATCCGCCGAGACCGCCCTGGCCGACGCCCGAGCGGGCTACGCCCTGGCCTGTTACAATCTGGACCGCCTCCTGGGCGTGGTCCCCTGAACGCCGGGGCCGGTCGGTCAATCGTTTCGAGGATTCTCACCGGAACGGTTTAAAAACCCGTCCAAGTAAAACCGCCATCCCCTCGCTGGGCGTCACGGAAAAACATGACCGCCACTTACCGCGATAGACTGCTGCAGGCCGTCGGGGAGAAGGGGAGCCGCGTCTGCGTGGGTCTCGACCCCCGCTACGACCGTCTCCCCGAGGAGCTCCGCCGATCGGTGGAGGACCGGGCCGGGGGCGCCTCCACCATAGCCCGGGCCGAGGCCTACCGCCTCTTCTGCCGCGGGATAATCGAGGCGGTCGCGCCCCACGCCGCGGCGGTCAAGCCGCAGCTCGCCTTCTTCGAGGAGGCCGGTCCCGCCGCCCTGGCCGCCCTGGTGGACGTCGTCCACCACGCCCGC from bacterium encodes:
- a CDS encoding TolC family protein gives rise to the protein MAFRFSTIAVLLLLSVVPVVRGATPLGVGEAVELALASDRRVFEAESSYEAAQAATLAAWGSYMPLLGFTGGYLRNWTGPSTMSFSDENLGLDYELQVPESVDNRLSLGANATLYLFRGGEDYGGITAANHAQAAADANVDAVKARVAYDARSAYVNLYRANALLASAERSLDTAEEQLRFSRALAEVGSISDADALKAQAADDAAALRVIEARNSARVAAANLAFICGLEVFEEIDITETLEVSPRVGSLDEALELLRSGSPEMRLAEEGAAEAAARAGAASSNYWPQLALRGAYSWSEDTPLLQDPLAENYNFTLGAYLTWTPFDNFATEARRAAARLDDLRARLARRDTTRQLELQLRLALSEIDAGRESVGVAKTSYERAKGDLELAQRKLELGSGTVLAALEAEANLSSAETALADARAGYALACYNLDRLLGVVP